Proteins encoded by one window of Arachis hypogaea cultivar Tifrunner chromosome 1, arahy.Tifrunner.gnm2.J5K5, whole genome shotgun sequence:
- the LOC112706694 gene encoding uncharacterized protein — translation MGSEELDIPFVNKTVKIPNQNNKTLALGSLPPPSPVSERFRFFLFPLSGTQVARHVVPIFTGFSVRGLEQLAIESLHAVVSALAVVSPIAARTGSPVAAVLGAAKALGQIKPLGVEVHFVVAACKNMISGKGMRPGDIVTTSNRKTIEVNNRG, via the exons atggGGAGTGAAGAACTCGACATCCCCTTTGTCAA CAAAACGGTGAAAATCCCAAACCAAAACAACAAAACCCTAGCCCTAGGTTCTTTGCCGCCGCCGTCCCCTGTCTCAGAGCGCttccgcttcttcctcttccctcTGTCCGGAACCCAGGTAGCTCGGCACGTCGTCCCCATCTTCACTGGCTTCTCTGTCCGTGGCTTGGAGCAGCTTGCCATCGAGTCACTGCATGCCGTCGTATCTGCTCTCGCCGTCGTGTCGCCGATCGCTGCCAGAACTGGGTCGCCGGTCGCTGCCGTTTTGGGTGCAGCAAAAGCTCTTGGTCAAATCAAACCTCTTGGAGTTGAG GTTCATTTTGTAGTTGCAGCTTGTAAGAATATGATTAGTGGAAAAGGTATGAGGCCTGGAGACATTGTCACAACTTCAAATAGAAAGACTATAGAG GTTAACAACAGAGGGTAG
- the LOC112706700 gene encoding sodium/hydrogen exchanger 6, producing the protein MFGALISATDPVTVLSIFQELGTDVNLYALVFGESVLNDAMAISLYRTMSLVKTHPSGQNLFMVVVRFLETFVGSMSAGGVVGFISALLFKYAGLSIDSLQNLESCLFVLFPYFSYMLAEGLGLSGIVSILFTGMVMKHYTYSNLSRSSQRFVSSFFELISSLAETFVFIYMGIDIAMEKHSWSHVGFICFSVISIGIARAANVFCCAYLINLVRPQQQKIPPKHQKALWYSGLRGAMAFALALQSVHDLPEGHGQTIFTATTAIVMLTVLLIGGSTGTMLEALEVVGGEINSKESPLPSVEITKFEESNGSYVSPQKEELSPGSKIKLKLRELNSAASFKALDKNYLTPFFTSQNEDDEEEEVVELLASRSAGFHDPQQEHYSP; encoded by the exons ATGTTTGGTGCTCTTATCTCTGCAACTGATCCAGTTACCGTTCTCTCCATATTTCAG GAGCTTGGCACTGATGTCAATTTGTATGCCCTGGTTTTTGGAGAGTCTGTTCTGAATGATGCT ATGGCTATTTCATTGTACAG AACAATGTCACTGGTTAAAACTCATCCATCTGGACAGAACTTATTCATGGTGGTTGTTAGGTTCTTGGAGACTTTTGTTGGGTCGATGTCTGCTG GTGGTGTAGTTGGATTCATATCTGCTTTA CTATTTAAGTATGCAGGATTGAGTATTGACAG CCTTCAGAACTTGGAGAGCTGTCTTTTTGTACTTTTCCCATATTTCTC GTACATGCTTGCAGAAGGTCTTGGCTTGTCTGGTATTGTATCAATATTGTTCACGGGAATG GTCATGAAGCACTACACGTATTCAAACTTGTCTAGAAGTTCTCAGAGATTTGTCTCTTCTTTCTTCGAGTTAATATCATCATTAGCAGAGACATTTGT ATTTATATACATGGGGATTGATATTGCCATGGAGAAACATAGCTGGTCACATGTTGGATTTATTTGCTTCTCAGTT ATATCCATTGGAATTGCAAG GGCGGCCAATGTCTTTTGTTGCGCATATCTGATCAACTTAGTCAGACCTCAACAGCAAAAGATACCACCAAAGCACCAGAAAGCACTATGGTATAGTG GACTTCGAGGAGCAATGGCCTTTGCCCTTGCTCTACAATCAGTTCATGATCTTCCTGAAGGACATGGGCAGACCATATTCACTGCAACTACAGCAATTGTCATGTTGACG GTATTGCTGATTGGTGGTTCAACAGGTACCATGCTGGAAGCTTTAGAAGTTGTAGGTGGTGAAATTAATAGCAAGGAGAGCCCTTTGCCTTCAGTTGAGATCACAAAG TTTGAGGAAAGCAATGGCAGCTATGTTTCTCCTCAGAAGGAAGAATTATCACCAGGGAGCAAAATCAAGTTGAAGCTTCGAGAATTAAACAG TGCTGCATCTTTTAAAGCATTAGATAAGAACTACCTCACCCCATTCTTTACAAGTCAAAacgaagatgatgaagaagaag AAGTGGTTGAGCTTCTGGCTTCTAGAAGTGCGGGATTCCATGATCCCCAGCAAGAACATTATTCTCCGTGA
- the LOC112706680 gene encoding uncharacterized protein isoform X1, producing MIEKESKFILERRNPSGSPTADFFVPFLTFQCFTLIRSFCCRSTTDLVRSERVMAELDAAVSKKGKTEQVKMAKEACICLVSYKKLFVIKLSNLKKQEVDVKDWNCLPPPEFEFDFHFKLPKLDLCPFEFDSKIYMAVSEDPGRKGIAKDSWPIYEFKFGDGEGSFERAESLDDAPLPFVKAFIANTPGSGDVYFCMKSKGKASPDCYVLCSGSRTWKPLIAPPTVSNPPFRYNMFVLDNNLFLSSRGNRDTCLARFDPIKENWTTEPASENNLSNFIEDRLITGDNYGRFIYLPYISVSLPGFGSRNYTVCLTNEFVNESPPEAPLHKVLAILVNPQNGRVALYQYLDECFEGIDPSVGEEARFNFVDLGNGKLCAILSGGLYGSKSNTLALCFSVFTLSVDFAALQLEGGAPPMERDFLQVTVHKKSAYTMGISMLSDRIRHAFVWPPTKGRRFYHKTTMTYLALAQSHSRFLLLSVSPSQSRYPTSRQQRSLLPSSQRAPTQQEAAFFPAAPSVASEHRPRNVLPSSSKPPTPVLSLMKIASDCWFTSSVGFSPCINPRPHVFCVMACTLRRPSTKKLT from the exons atgattGAGAAAGAGAGTAAGTTCATATTGGAAAGGCGAAACCCTAGTGGCTCACCAACAGCCGatttttttgttccttttttaACTTTCCAGTGCTTTACCCTAATCAGATCATTTTGCTGCCGCAGCACTACCGATCTCGTTCGATCGGAGAGAGTGATGGCGGAATTGGATGCTGCTGtgtcaaaaaaaggaaaaacggaGCAGGTTAAAATGGCGAAGGAAGCGTGCATTTGCCTCGTGTCGTATAAAAAGTTGTTCGTGATCAAACTAAGCAATTTAAAGAAACAAGAAGTTGATGTCAAAGATTGGAATTGTTTGCCTCCACCAGAGTTCGAGTTCGATTTCCATTTCAAACTTCCAAAACTTGATTTGTGTCCTTTCGAGTTCGACTCCAAGATCTATATGGCGGTGTCCGAGGACCCGGGTAGAAAGGGGATTGCGAAGGACTCCTGGCCTATCTACGAATTCAAATTTGGGGATGGGGAGGGCAGTTTTGAGCGTGCGGAATCACTGGATGATGCACCGCTCCCTTTTGTCAAAGCATTCATCGCAAACACGCCAGGCTCCGGCGATGTTTACTTCTGTATGAAATCAAAGGGCAAAGCTTCACCTGACTGTTACGTTCTTTGTTCTGGATCTAGAACTTGGAAACCCTTAATCGCTCCTCCGACCGTCAGCAACCCACCTTTCCGATATAACATGTTCGTCCTCGACAACAACCTCTTTCTTTCATCGAGGGGAAATAGAGACACCTGTTTGGCCCGCTTCGACCCCATAAAAGAGAATTGGACGACTGAGCCCGCCTCTGAGAACAATCTTTCGAACTTCATAGAGGATAGGCTCATTACCGGTGATAACTACGGTCGTTTTATTTATCTCCCGTACATTTCTGTGTCCCTTCCGGGTTTTGGCAGCCGCAACTACACCGTTTGCCTCACAAATGAGTTTGTGAATGAATCTCCTCCTGAGGCACCTTTGCACAAGGTCTTGGCCATTCTCGTTAACCCCCAGAATGGCCGTGTTGCATTATATCAATACCTTGATGAGTGTTTTGAGGGTATTGATCCCAGTGTGGGAGAAGAGGCCAGGTTCAATTTTGTTGACCTTGGCAACGGGAAGCTGTGTGCAATACTCTCTGGAGGTCTATATGGTTCCAAATCTAATACATTGGCGCTATGCTTCTCAGTTTTCACACTGTCAGTGGACTTTGCAGCATTGCAACTTGAGGGTGGGGCTCCTCCCATGGAGCGAGATTTCTTACAAGTGACTGTCCATAAGAAGAGTGCCTACACCATGGGGATCTCCATGCTTTCTGATCGTATACGCCACGCGTTTGTTTGGCCACCTACTAAGGGAAGAAGATTTTACCATAAGACAACTATGACATA TCTCGCCCTCGCACAATCTCACAGTCGCTTTCTGCTGCTCTCAGTCTCGCCCTCGCAGAGTCGCTATCCCACCAGCCGCCAGCAACGAAGCCTTCTTCCCAGTTCCCAGCGAGCACCGACCCAGCAGGAAGCAGCGTTCTTCCCAGCAGCGCCCAGCGTCGCCAGCGAGCACCGACCCAGGAACGTTCTTCCCAGCAGCTCTAAGCCACCGACCCCAGTGCTAAGCCTCAT GAAAATTGCTTCTGATTGCTGGTTCACTAGTTCAGTGGGTTTCTCTCCATGCATCAATCCTAGACCACATGTTTTTTGTGTGATGGCATGCACATTAAGAAGACCTTCAACCAAAAAATTGACCTAA
- the LOC112706680 gene encoding uncharacterized protein isoform X2 — translation MIEKESKFILERRNPSGSPTADFFVPFLTFQCFTLIRSFCCRSTTDLVRSERVMAELDAAVSKKGKTEQVKMAKEACICLVSYKKLFVIKLSNLKKQEVDVKDWNCLPPPEFEFDFHFKLPKLDLCPFEFDSKIYMAVSEDPGRKGIAKDSWPIYEFKFGDGEGSFERAESLDDAPLPFVKAFIANTPGSGDVYFCMKSKGKASPDCYVLCSGSRTWKPLIAPPTVSNPPFRYNMFVLDNNLFLSSRGNRDTCLARFDPIKENWTTEPASENNLSNFIEDRLITGDNYGRFIYLPYISVSLPGFGSRNYTVCLTNEFVNESPPEAPLHKVLAILVNPQNGRVALYQYLDECFEGIDPSVGEEARFNFVDLGNGKLCAILSGGLYGSKSNTLALCFSVFTLSVDFAALQLEGGAPPMERDFLQVTVHKKSAYTMGISMLSDRIRHAFVWPPTKGRRFYHKTTMTYLALAESLSHQPPATKPSSQFPASTDPAGSSVLPSSAQRRQRAPTQERSSQQL, via the exons atgattGAGAAAGAGAGTAAGTTCATATTGGAAAGGCGAAACCCTAGTGGCTCACCAACAGCCGatttttttgttccttttttaACTTTCCAGTGCTTTACCCTAATCAGATCATTTTGCTGCCGCAGCACTACCGATCTCGTTCGATCGGAGAGAGTGATGGCGGAATTGGATGCTGCTGtgtcaaaaaaaggaaaaacggaGCAGGTTAAAATGGCGAAGGAAGCGTGCATTTGCCTCGTGTCGTATAAAAAGTTGTTCGTGATCAAACTAAGCAATTTAAAGAAACAAGAAGTTGATGTCAAAGATTGGAATTGTTTGCCTCCACCAGAGTTCGAGTTCGATTTCCATTTCAAACTTCCAAAACTTGATTTGTGTCCTTTCGAGTTCGACTCCAAGATCTATATGGCGGTGTCCGAGGACCCGGGTAGAAAGGGGATTGCGAAGGACTCCTGGCCTATCTACGAATTCAAATTTGGGGATGGGGAGGGCAGTTTTGAGCGTGCGGAATCACTGGATGATGCACCGCTCCCTTTTGTCAAAGCATTCATCGCAAACACGCCAGGCTCCGGCGATGTTTACTTCTGTATGAAATCAAAGGGCAAAGCTTCACCTGACTGTTACGTTCTTTGTTCTGGATCTAGAACTTGGAAACCCTTAATCGCTCCTCCGACCGTCAGCAACCCACCTTTCCGATATAACATGTTCGTCCTCGACAACAACCTCTTTCTTTCATCGAGGGGAAATAGAGACACCTGTTTGGCCCGCTTCGACCCCATAAAAGAGAATTGGACGACTGAGCCCGCCTCTGAGAACAATCTTTCGAACTTCATAGAGGATAGGCTCATTACCGGTGATAACTACGGTCGTTTTATTTATCTCCCGTACATTTCTGTGTCCCTTCCGGGTTTTGGCAGCCGCAACTACACCGTTTGCCTCACAAATGAGTTTGTGAATGAATCTCCTCCTGAGGCACCTTTGCACAAGGTCTTGGCCATTCTCGTTAACCCCCAGAATGGCCGTGTTGCATTATATCAATACCTTGATGAGTGTTTTGAGGGTATTGATCCCAGTGTGGGAGAAGAGGCCAGGTTCAATTTTGTTGACCTTGGCAACGGGAAGCTGTGTGCAATACTCTCTGGAGGTCTATATGGTTCCAAATCTAATACATTGGCGCTATGCTTCTCAGTTTTCACACTGTCAGTGGACTTTGCAGCATTGCAACTTGAGGGTGGGGCTCCTCCCATGGAGCGAGATTTCTTACAAGTGACTGTCCATAAGAAGAGTGCCTACACCATGGGGATCTCCATGCTTTCTGATCGTATACGCCACGCGTTTGTTTGGCCACCTACTAAGGGAAGAAGATTTTACCATAAGACAACTATGACATA TCTCGCCCTCGCAGAGTCGCTATCCCACCAGCCGCCAGCAACGAAGCCTTCTTCCCAGTTCCCAGCGAGCACCGACCCAGCAGGAAGCAGCGTTCTTCCCAGCAGCGCCCAGCGTCGCCAGCGAGCACCGACCCAGGAACGTTCTTCCCAGCAGCTCTAA